CAGATCTTCGCATTGGGCCACATCCACATTAGTCGCGGGAAATACCCCCGCCCGCACATGGCGTAGTTGCCCGCACCGTAGGAACCGCCGATCACGACCGTAAACTTCGGTATCTGCGCGTTGGCGACTGCATGAACCATCTTGGCACCGTCGCGGGCGATACCCCCGGCCTCGTACTGACGTCCAACTATGAACCCCGAAATGTTCTGCAAAAACAGCAGCGGGATTCTCCGCTGCGTGCAGAGCTCAATAAAATGCGCCCCTTTCAGCGATGATTCACTGAACAGCACACCGTTGTTGCCGATTATCCCGACCGGGTACCCCATGATCCGCGCAAACCCGGTCACCAGCGTGATCCCGTACAGCTCCTTGAACTCATGAAACCGCGAACCGTCCACCAGCCGAGCGATAACTTCGCGCACATCATACGGTTTGCGCAAATCGTTTGACACTACTCCGTACAACTCTTCGGGGTCGTAATGCGGCTCTTCAGGGATCGAACGCTCGACCGGCTCGCGATACGGCTTGTCGAGATTCTCCACAATGTTGCGCGCCACCTGCAGAGCATGGGTATCGTCCTGAGCATAATGATCGCTCACACCGGAGACACGGCAGTGCACATCGGCACCACCAAGCTCTTCGGCAGTGACAACTTCGCCGGTGGCGGCCTTCACCAGCGGCGGCCCACCGATAAAGATCGTCCCCTGCTTGCGGACAATCACCGTCTCGTCTGACATCGCCGGCAGGTACGCGCCCCCTGCCGTGCACGAGCCCATTACAATCGAGATCTGCGCGATCCCCTGCGCCGACAGCCGCGCCTGGTTATAGAAGATGCGGCCGAAGTGATCCTTGTCGGGAAACGTGCCCGACTGGAGCGGCAAAAAAATCCCGCCGGAATCGACAAGATAGACACATGGCAGCCGGTTTTCCTCAGCGATTGCCTGAGCGCGGGCGTGTTTCAAGATCGTGATCGGATAGTACGTGCCTCCTTTGACCGTGGCGTCGTTGACCACAACCATCACCTCGCGGCTATGCACGACTCCGATACCTGTGATGATTCCCGCCGCGGGTGCCTCGTTGTCGTACATGTCGTAGGCAGCCAGTGGGCTCAATTCGAGAAACGGCGTATTCTTATCCAGCAGACCAGCCAGGCGGTCACGCGGCAGCAGTTTTTTCCGTTCGACATGACGCTGGCGTGACTTTTCCGGCCCGCCCAATTTGTTTTGTTCTAGTCGTTCCTTGAACAGCCGATGCTGCTCGCGATTCTTTTGCTCGTTTTCTTTGAATTGGGAGGATTTGGTATCGATCTTGGACTCGATGCGAAACATAAGCTTCTCAATACGGGTATCGTTCTGGGCGGCCGCGTCCCGCTTAAGTTGTTGTAACTCAACAAACAGGCCCGTCTCCGGGCACACCAAGGCCGAATATATGCGCGCCAGGCGGATTTGTAAAGAGAGTAGATTGTTGATCAGACCCCAGAGTAAACCAAGCCGTGCCCGGCAGATACCCTCATCTGCCGGCTTAGCGGTTGTAGGTCAAAACCCCTGAGTCGACCGCCATTGGGCGGGCGACGCGGTTTTGACAACGGTACAAGACAGAATGTCGAAACCACAGGGGTTTCGACCTACAAGACCCTGAAAAGAGCGCAAGTCCCACCAAGATGTAGAGCCACGACTTGGTAGTCCAAGAAGCTACAGCTCCTACACCAAGCGCCAAGAATTCTGCAAGAAGAACCAACAGAACCCTAGGATTGATTAAAGGTCGTAAAAGCGGATCGAGCGCATCCAGAGCCGACAAGAGACCTAAATAGAGGACAGCTAATCCAGCAGGTAACCAGACCAGCTTCACCGGATCGATTCGGATGAACT
The Candidatus Zixiibacteriota bacterium DNA segment above includes these coding regions:
- a CDS encoding carboxyl transferase domain-containing protein, translating into MFRIESKIDTKSSQFKENEQKNREQHRLFKERLEQNKLGGPEKSRQRHVERKKLLPRDRLAGLLDKNTPFLELSPLAAYDMYDNEAPAAGIITGIGVVHSREVMVVVNDATVKGGTYYPITILKHARAQAIAEENRLPCVYLVDSGGIFLPLQSGTFPDKDHFGRIFYNQARLSAQGIAQISIVMGSCTAGGAYLPAMSDETVIVRKQGTIFIGGPPLVKAATGEVVTAEELGGADVHCRVSGVSDHYAQDDTHALQVARNIVENLDKPYREPVERSIPEEPHYDPEELYGVVSNDLRKPYDVREVIARLVDGSRFHEFKELYGITLVTGFARIMGYPVGIIGNNGVLFSESSLKGAHFIELCTQRRIPLLFLQNISGFIVGRQYEAGGIARDGAKMVHAVANAQIPKFTVVIGGSYGAGNYAMCGRGYFPRLMWMWPNAKICVMGGEQAADVLATVKINQLETEGRKLTPEEIKAIRQPIIDNYESQSTPYYSGARLWDDGMLGFTETRQALALAISMSLNAPFPDQQYGVFRM